Proteins encoded in a region of the Acidobacteriota bacterium genome:
- a CDS encoding tetratricopeptide repeat protein — translation MPFLEMTLPELARRMGWVGLGMVCLVWLWPWAGHSRSGQNTTDSPLSSQVCQSCHAEIYRSYAEVAMARSFYRPSPDNVIEDYTRENHFHHAPSNRHYRMVQREGRFYQRRYQLDSDGNENNILEREVAWIIGSGEHARSYLSLDEGGVLRQLPVTWYPQIQRWGMSPGYDRPDHEDFGRQVTHSCLFCHNGYPQLPETSDRYGQRNVFRSELPSGIGCHRCHGPGADHVKLASSERAAVGQIRQSIVNPARLSPERQLDVCLQCHLEAAAAAPRFRRSGRQVFSFKPGESLADYIVHFDLGDPDTEAPPDRFEIDSAGYRMRQSACFRLSEGALTCTTCHDPHRKLRGQEALRHYRERCLSCHNQPSTAVHGETPPGDCTACHMPRRRAQDVVHAVMTDHLIQRGPPNRDLLAPLKEDHSPKKEQPLLYFPQSLSDWERNLYLGMAEVQTPGNLRQGLDRLTATLERKSAAFAEPYVKLAMAQAETGAYDAARVSLKRALDIDPGSSIARFNLGEVMRRQGQFAPAVEQYRRTLAVDPNYAKAHLGLGLVNRQQGRPAMESFRQALRSDSLLAEAHLGLGRESLERRRAAEAAGHFLRALQVDPDSAEAHLNLGLAQARQGLQQEALAAFRQAAALDPASPEAHYNLGVALARKGRIREALPFFRQAVRLKPEDAEAQSNLGMAYSQLGRLQDAVAAFRQAVRLRPDSARAYVNLGLTEARLGRTGEAIEALSRSASLSPRNAEVRLNLGLLYLSAGDRTSALEQYEVLKELDPERAKVLADRIRERDPAGPP, via the coding sequence GTGCCCTTCCTGGAAATGACGCTTCCGGAACTTGCCCGCCGAATGGGTTGGGTGGGACTGGGTATGGTCTGCCTGGTCTGGCTCTGGCCCTGGGCCGGCCACTCCCGATCCGGCCAAAACACCACCGACTCCCCTCTCTCCTCCCAGGTCTGCCAGTCCTGCCATGCAGAGATCTACCGGAGCTACGCCGAAGTGGCCATGGCCCGGTCCTTCTACCGTCCTTCTCCGGACAACGTGATCGAGGACTACACCCGGGAGAACCACTTCCACCATGCGCCCTCCAATCGGCATTACCGGATGGTGCAACGGGAAGGGCGCTTCTACCAGAGGCGATACCAGTTGGACTCCGACGGAAACGAGAATAACATCCTGGAACGGGAGGTGGCCTGGATCATCGGTTCGGGCGAGCATGCCCGCAGCTATCTGAGCCTGGATGAAGGAGGGGTGCTGCGGCAGTTGCCGGTGACCTGGTATCCGCAGATACAGCGCTGGGGGATGAGCCCCGGCTACGACCGTCCGGACCACGAGGACTTCGGCCGCCAGGTCACTCACTCCTGCCTGTTCTGTCACAACGGCTATCCCCAGCTCCCCGAAACCTCGGACCGCTACGGCCAACGGAACGTTTTCAGGAGCGAGCTGCCCTCCGGCATCGGTTGCCACCGTTGTCACGGCCCGGGCGCCGATCACGTGAAGCTGGCATCAAGTGAAAGGGCCGCGGTCGGACAGATTCGTCAATCCATCGTCAATCCGGCCAGGCTGAGCCCTGAAAGGCAGCTGGACGTCTGCCTGCAATGTCATCTGGAAGCAGCAGCGGCGGCTCCGCGGTTCAGACGGTCGGGCCGGCAGGTTTTTTCCTTCAAGCCAGGCGAGTCCCTGGCGGATTACATCGTCCACTTCGATCTTGGCGATCCTGACACGGAGGCCCCCCCCGATCGATTCGAGATCGACAGCGCCGGCTACCGGATGCGTCAGTCTGCCTGTTTCCGCCTGAGCGAGGGTGCTCTGACCTGTACCACCTGCCACGACCCCCACCGCAAGCTGCGGGGGCAAGAGGCCTTAAGGCATTACCGGGAACGCTGCCTCAGTTGCCACAACCAACCCTCGACCGCCGTCCACGGAGAGACGCCTCCCGGCGATTGCACCGCTTGTCACATGCCCAGGCGGCGGGCTCAGGACGTGGTGCACGCGGTCATGACCGATCACTTGATTCAGAGGGGACCTCCGAACCGGGATTTGCTGGCGCCACTCAAGGAGGACCATTCTCCCAAAAAGGAGCAGCCGCTTTTGTACTTTCCCCAGTCGCTGTCCGACTGGGAACGAAATCTCTATCTGGGGATGGCCGAGGTGCAGACTCCGGGAAATCTGAGGCAAGGCCTGGACCGGCTGACGGCAACCCTGGAGCGAAAGAGCGCTGCTTTCGCCGAGCCCTACGTCAAGTTGGCCATGGCTCAGGCTGAGACCGGGGCCTACGATGCGGCTCGGGTCAGCCTGAAACGAGCGCTGGACATCGATCCCGGCAGCTCCATAGCCCGTTTCAACCTGGGCGAGGTGATGAGGCGACAGGGTCAGTTCGCCCCCGCCGTCGAGCAATATCGGAGAACTCTGGCGGTCGACCCCAACTATGCCAAGGCACATTTGGGGCTGGGGCTGGTCAACCGGCAGCAGGGCCGCCCGGCCATGGAGTCTTTCCGGCAGGCCTTGCGGTCCGATTCGCTGCTGGCAGAGGCCCACCTTGGTCTGGGGCGGGAGTCCCTGGAGCGGCGACGGGCAGCCGAAGCCGCCGGCCATTTTCTGCGTGCCCTCCAGGTCGACCCGGACAGTGCCGAAGCCCACCTGAACCTGGGGTTGGCCCAGGCGCGGCAGGGCCTTCAGCAAGAAGCCCTGGCGGCCTTTCGGCAGGCTGCCGCGCTGGATCCCGCTTCCCCCGAAGCGCACTACAACCTGGGGGTGGCTCTGGCCCGGAAGGGCCGCATCCGGGAGGCCTTGCCGTTCTTCCGGCAGGCGGTCCGCCTGAAGCCGGAGGACGCAGAAGCCCAATCCAACCTGGGAATGGCCTACAGTCAGTTGGGCCGGCTGCAGGATGCCGTTGCGGCCTTCCGCCAGGCCGTGCGCCTGCGGCCCGATTCCGCCAGGGCCTACGTCAACCTGGGCCTGACCGAGGCCCGCCTGGGCCGCACCGGGGAGGCTATCGAGGCTTTGTCCCGAAGCGCGAGCCTCTCTCCCCGCAATGCCGAAGTCCGGCTCAACCTGGGCCTGCTCTACCTGAGCGCAGGCGACAGGACCTCGGCGCTGGAGCAGTACGAGGTTCTCAAGGAATTGGACCCGGAACGAGCCAAGGTGCTGGCGGATCGCATTCGCGAACGAGATCCGGCAGGGCCACCCTAG